The genomic segment CGGCATCCAGCACCTCGGCGGTCGCCTCGGGTTTGTGCCAATAGCCCTTCATGATCTGCGGGCCCTTGATGCACAACTCGCCCCGCTCACCCAACGGTTGCTCGACGCCTTCCTCGTTGATGATCTTCAGCGTGGTGCCCGGCACCGGCATGCCGACAGTGCCCAGGCGTGATTTGCCGCCATACGGGTTGGTGCAGGCCACTGGCGAGGTTTCGGTCAGGCCGTAACCCTCGGTGATGCGGCAACCGGTCAATTGCTCCCAACGCTCGGCAGTGGCCTTCACCAGCGCGGTGCCGCCGGAGTTGGTGAGTTTGAGGCTGGAAAAATCCAGGGTCTTGAAGTCAGGATGCTCCATCAGCGCCACGAACAGCGTGTTGAGCCCCAGCAACGCCGAGAAACGCCAGTTCTTCAGCTCCTTGATGAAGCCCTTGATGTCCCGTGGATTGGTGATCAGCACGTTGTGGTTGCCGGTCACCATCATGCACATGCAGTTCGCCGTGAACGCATAGATGTGGTAGAGCGGCAGCGGCGCGATCATCACCTCCTGCCCTTCACGCAACAACGGCTGGCCGTCATCACCGAACTGCCCCAGACACGCCCGCGCCTGCTGCATGTTGGCCACCAGGTTGCCGTGGGTCAGCATCGCGCCCTTGGCCAGGCCCGTGGTGCCGCCGGTGTATTGCAGCACGGCGATGTCATCGAGGCTGACTTTCAGCGGCTTGATGCCCAGGCCGCGGCCCAGACGCAGCGCGCTCTTGAAGGAAATGGCCTGGGGCAGCGAATACTCCGGGACCATTTTCTTGACCTTGCTGACCACGGTGTTGATCAGCCAGCCCTTGGCGGCGGGCATCAGGTCGCCCATCTTCGCTTCAATCAAATACTGGATGTCGGTGTCGGCCAGCACTTCCTGGACCTTGGACCCGAACATGTTCAGGTAGACCAGCGCCCGGGCACCGGAATCCTTGAACTGATGACGCATCTCCCGCGGGGTGTACAGCGGGTTGGTATTGACCACGATCAGCCCGGCGCGCAACGCGCCGAATACGGCAATCGGGTAATGCAGCACGTTGGGCATCTGCACCGCGATGCGATCCCCCGGCACCAGATCGGTGTGGGCTTGCAGGTAGCCAGCGAAGGCGGCGCTGTGGCGTTCGAGTTCGGCGTAGGTCAGGGTCACGCCCATGTTGCTGAACGCAGGGCGATCGGCGAACTTTTTGCAGGAACGCTCGAACACCTCGATCACCGACTTGTACGCCCCCATGTCGATCTCCAGGGGCACGCCGGCCGGGCGTTTGTCATTCCAGAAATCAGGTTGCATTGTTCTTGTCCTCTTTACCTGAATCTATCCGGGCCACTTTCTGTCATTTCTGAAAAAACCAGAAAGCGAAAAGCGGAGCTCCACCGACACTAGCAGTTATGGCCAATCAGGCAAATACGCCAAACGGCGTCATAGATCGTGTGAATCTTCTGGCCGTGCCGTGGCCTGATCGGACGCCGGGCAATGGATGCGCTATACAATGCAACCGACTCTGCGCAAAGGAATCGCCATGATCCACGACACGTTCTGGCTGACAGCCAGTGACCATAGCCGCCTCTTCGTCAACCAGTGGCTGCCCGACGGACCGCTCAAGGCCGTTGTCCTGCTGGCCCACGGCATGGCGGAACACAGCGGTCGCTACGCTCGATTGGCGCAGCAGTTCTGTGATCAGGGCTACGGCGTCTATGCGCCGGACTTGCGCGGACATGGCAAAACTGCCGAAAACGGCACACTCGGCCATTTTGCCGACGATGATGGCTGGTGCAAGGTGGTCGGCGACCTCGCCAGCCTCAATCAATACATAGGCCAGCAGCATCCGGGCCAGCCGATTGTGTTGCTGGGGCACAGCATGGGCAGCTACATTGCCCAGGCTTACTTGCTGCACCACAGCGCCAGCCTGCACGGGGCGATTCTCAGTGGTTCGAACTTCCAGCCAGTGGCGCTCTATGGCGTGGCGCGGCAGATCGCCCGTTTCGAAAAACTGCGCCAAGGGCCCAAGGGTCGTAGCGCGCTGATCGAGTGGTTGTCGTTCGGCTCGTTCAACAAGGCATTCAAGCCGGCGCGCACGCCGTTCGACTGGCTGAGCCGCGACCCGGTGGAAGTCGACTTGTACGCCAACGATCCGCTCTGTGGCTTTCGCTGCACCAATCAGCTGTGGATCGATTTGCTCGGCGGCTTGCAGCAAATCAGCAAAGCGTCCAATCTCGCTCAGCTTGATCCGGGCCTGCCACTGCTGGTGATCGGCGGTGAATGTGATCCGGTAAGCCAGGGCAAGCGTCTGAAAGATCTGGCCGACGCGTTGCGTGAGGCCGGCAGCCGGAGCTTGCAACTGACCATTTACCCGCAGGCCCGGCATGAATTGTTCAACGAGAGCAATCGCGATGAAGTGACCGCCGATGTGCTGAGCTGGATCGCCCAGGCTCTGAGCAATCGCCGGCCCACCAGAACCGAATAGTTTTTTATGGCTTTTTTGTGGATTTATTTCATTTGTCACAGGAATCAACACCGATGACCCAGGTTACCAACACGCCTTACGAAGCCCTTGAAGTCGGCCAGACCGCCAGCTACAGCAAGACCGTCGAAGAACGCGACATCCAGCTGTTCGCAGCGATGTCCGGCGACCATAACCCGGTGCACCTGGACGCCGAGTTCGCTGCCGGCACGATGTTCAAGGAGCGTATCGCCCACGGCATGTTCAGCGGCGCGCTGATCAGTGCGGCGGTGGCGTGCGAGCTGCCTGGGCCGGGGACTATCTATATCGGGCAGCAGATGAGCTTTCAGAAGCCGGTGAAAATTGGCGACACCCTGACCGTGCGTCTGGAAATCCTCGAGAAACTGCCCAAGTTTCGCGTACGCATTGCCACTCGTGTGTTCAACCAGCGTGATGAGTTGGTAGTGGATGGCGAGGCGGAAATTCTGGCGCCGCGTAAACAGCAGACGGTGACATTGCCTGTCTTGCCGGCGATCAGCATTGGCTGAAGCACCGTGCTTGGGTGATGAATTAAACACGTCGTGGCGAGGGGGGCTTGCCCCCGTTGGGGCGCGAAGCGTCCCTGAAATCTGCAACGCGGTGTATCAGGTACATCGATTGCGATGGTTTACGACTGCTGCGCAGCCGAGCGGGAGCAAGCTCCCTCGCCATAGTGATTGGCAGGCATAAAAAACGCCAGTGCAGACTGGCGTTTTTTTGTCGCTACGAACGATTAAGAACGCGCACGAGCCTGGTTACGCAGGGCTTTTACTTGATCGTGGTTGCGTTGCACGCCGTGGTACTGGCGCTCGACCAGGTCACGAATGCCCACCAGGTTGTGCTTGTTGATCTTCTCGATCGCTTCCTTGTACGCCTTCAGCGCGTGGTCTTCACCGCGTTCGGCTTCGTTCAGCACGGCTTCTTCGTCCTTGCCGGTGAACATGGATTTCACGTCCACCCAGCGACGGTGCAGATCACCGCTGACGCTGGTCGAGGTTTCCGGATCGCCACCCATGGAACGCACAGTGCTTTGCAGTTCGGCAGCCGCGGTCGCGCAATCGGCGGAGCGCTGAACAAACAGGGTCTTGAGTTCTGGGTGTTTGATGTCTTCGGCGCAAGTCTTGAACCCTTCCTGACCGTCTTTGCAGGTTTCGATCAGGTCGTTGAGTACAGAGATGGCTTCTTTGTTGAGGTCGGTCATTTTTCAATTCCTTGCGGGTTGATGAAAGATGCAATATCCATTGCAGTGTGCATGCCAGCTTCGAATTGATAATTTATCCGTTATTTTTCAATAACTTATACTTTGAGCAGAAATCTGCATCCGCGTTATTTGCATGATCTGTCATTTGGCCTGCATGCAGAATGCCTGTATTTTCCAGACTGTTTGAATCACGACGACTGATTGATGAATCCTGAAAAGCTCGAACTGCTGATTACCCGCGAAATGCCCTTTGGCAAATACAAGGGGCGCATCATCGCCGACCTGCCCGGCCAGTACCTGAACTGGTTCGCCCGAGAGGGATTTCCCCACGGCGAACTGGGTGGCTTGCTGGCGTTGATGCAGGAAATCGACCACAACGGTTTATCGGAACTGCTCGAACCGCTACGCGCCAAGCACGGCAAACCAGCCCCCCGCCACTGAATCGACCGAGTAGCCCATGCCCGATAACACCCGCCGTGCCCGTGATGAAGCCTTCTGGCAGACGTTTGCTGACCGCTATGCTGTAGAACCCGGCCCCATCAACCTGGAGAACGGCTATTTCGGGCGCATGTCCCGCACTGTGGTCGAGGAATACCAGCGCAACATCGAGCTGATCAATCGCAGCAACTCGGTGCACGTGCGCCAGCGCTTCGAGCAGGGCGAAAGCCTGGATATTCGCGCGCAACTGGCGGAGATGATCGGCGTACGCGCGCAATCCGTCGCCCTCACCCGCAACGCCAGCGACGGCCTGCAATCGCTGATCCGTAACTACAACCGGCTAGAACCGGGGGATCAGGTGCTGCTGTGCGACCTGGAGTACGACACCGTCAAAGGCGCCCTGCGCTGGCTGGCCCGCCATCGTGGCGTGGAGGTGATCGAGATCGAACACAGCCACCCCGCCAGCCATGAGAGCCTGCTGGCCAGCTACCGCGAAGCCTTCGAGCGCTATCCACGACTGAAACTGATGGCCCTGACCCACGTCACCCATCGCACCGGCCTGGTAATGCCGGTGAAGGCCATCGCCGCCCTGGCCAAAGAATATGGCGTAGACATCATTCTCGATGGCGCTCACGCACTGGGCCAGATCAAATTCGATCTTGAAGACCTCGGCATCGCTTTCGCCGGCTACAACCTGCACAAGTGGATCGGTGCACCGCTGACTCTGGGGTTCATTTACATCGCCCCACAGCGCCTGGCCGACATCGACCCGGACATGGGCGAGATGCATTTCCCGGTCGGCGACATCCGCTCCCGTACGCCCTACAGCACCCCCAACATCCCGGCGTTGCTGACCTTGCCGCTGGTGTTCGAAGAGCATCAGGCCATGGGCGGTTCCGCGGCCAAGGGCGCACGGCTCAACTATCTGCGCAACGTGTGGGTGAACGCCGTGCGCGAGCTGCCGGGCATTGAAATCATGACCCCTGACGACCCGCGCCTGTATTGCGGCATCACCTCGATGCGCTTCACCCGACATGCCGATCAGCAGGTGATGGCCGAACGCTTGCTCAACGACTACAACCTGTTCACCGTGGTCCGCAGCGGCGCCGCCTGTGGCCCGTGTATCCGCATTACACCCGGGCTGACCACCACCGCCGCCGAAATCGAGGTCTTGACCCAGGCGCTGACCGAGCTGCGCTGAGCGGCCTACACCGTGTACTTGTCGAAGTCTTCGGGCTTGATCTGCGTCGATACCGCAAAGGTATCGATGCCAATGGTCAACTGGCCGAAAAAGCCGTCATCAAGGCTGTCTCGACTCACGGGGTGAACGTTCAGGGTCGACGCCTCGCCGCCCATGTCGGCGTAAAACATGTCCTTGTCGTTGGTCAGCACCGGGATCGCCCGCCCGCGGTACTCACGAGCGTTAAGCACCGACCGTGACGCCGACTCTGGAAAATACAGCTGACCAACCCAGGCAACATGCCGTTCTTCCAGATAGTTGTTCCCCGCCACGATGCGCACCGCTACATGAAGGTGCAGGGCGCGGCCAGCGTAAAACCCCGGATAAATGGTGGTGAATCTCACGATGCCGCCCTGATCGCTGAACTGCCCGCCGCGCAGGTACGTGTCGTCATCCGTGCGCGGGACCGAACCGATATCACCGGAATCCACCTTCTTGTCCGGATCGATCTTGCTCCAGCCCGAGTAGGCACCGCGGGCATTGCAGTGCCAGACATCCACCAGGGCGCCCGTGACCGGTTCGCAGGTCATGGCATCGACAATGGTCAGGCGCAGTACCAACGGGATACCGTCGGCGCCTTCGCTGATGTTGCGCCTGATCAGTTTCGGGTTACGGAAATACGGGCCGGCGATCTGTTCCGCAGACAGCAGGCACACAGGTTGTTTTGATGAAGCAGGGATTGTGACGTCCATGTCGTTCTCTCTTCCATAAGATGAACGCAGGTTAACGCTGGGTGGCGGTCAGGGTGCGGTAACTATGTATCGCATGATTTCCCCGGGGGTGGTTGGCCGGCCCACGAAGCAACAGATACACCGCGTTATCGTTCATCGCGGGCAAGCCCGGCTCCCACCGTTTTTTTTGCAAAAAAAAACGGTGCACCGACCAAGCGCACCGTAAAGCCGTAGAACACACAACGAAGTGTTTGATCGAGCAATCAGTCCAGCAGCGCCAGGGCCTCGGCGGTGCATTCCTGAATGCGGGCCCAGTCGCCGTTCTTGATCCACTCGGGATCAAGCATCCAGCTACCGCCCACGCACATGACGTTTTTCAACGCCATGTAGCTCTTGATGTTGGCCGGGCTCACGCCGCCGGTCGGGCAGAATTTCACCTCACCGAACGGGCCGCCCAAGGCCTTGATGGCTGCCACGCCACCGCTGACTTCCGCCGGGAACAGCTTGAAGCGACGATACCCCAGGCCATAGCCTTCCATGATGCCGGAAGCGTTGCTGATGCCCGGCAGCAGCGGGATCGGGCTGTCGACACTGGCTTCGAGCAAATCACGGGTGATACCCGGCGTGACAATAAACTGCGAGCCCGCGGCTTCCGCCGCGGCCAGCATCTTGCGATCAAGCACCGTGCCGGCACCGGTCATCAGCTCCGGACGCTGCTCACGCAGAATCTGGATGGCCTTGAGGCCGAACTGCGAACGCAGGGTCACTTCCAGCGCGCTCAGGCCACCAGCGGCCAAGGCGTCGGCCAGAGGCAGTACGTCCTGTTCGCGAGCGATGGTGATCACCGGCAGGATCCGCGCCTTGGCGCAGAGGCTGTCGATCAGGGCAACTTTATCCGCCATGGAAACGGTCGGGGATGGGTTTGTCATAGCGGCTGATCCTTGGCTCATGGGCACCAGTAAATCTCTAACGTAGGTTGCAGAAAGGCACGAATCGGCATGGCGGCGACATCGTCACCGGCCAATGCGGCATTCAGGGTGGTCAACTTGGACTGACCGGAAATCGACAGCACTTTGTGGGTGGCCGATGCCAGCAGTGCGCGGCTCATGCTCAGGCGTTGATGAGGCACGGTCGGCGCCAGCATCGGCCAGCAGCGACGGCTGCCATCAAGCTTCAAGGCGTCCGCCAGGTTCGGGCTGTCGGGGAACAGGGACGCAGTGTGGCCGTCATCGCCCATGCCCAGAATCAGCACGTCGATGGGCGGCAATTCGGCGAGCAGGCGATCCGCATTCTGCGCAGCCTCTTCAAGGTTGGCAGTGGCGCTGTACAGGCTAAGGAATTTCGCCCTGGCCGCCGGACCTTGCAGCAGGTAGCGCTTGAGCAGGCCGGCATTGCTGTCGGCGTGTTCCACGGGCACCCAGCGTTCGTCCGCCAGGGTCACCACGACCTTGGACCAGTCCAGCGCCTGTTTGGCCAGGTTCTGGAAAAACGCGACCGGGCTGCGACCACCGGACACCACCAACACAGCGGTGCCACGGGCTTCGATCGCTGCGCGCAGTTGCTCGGCCACTTTCAACGCCAGACCGTCGGCCAACAGCACCGGGTTCTTGAACGCATGGGCGCTGACGCCTTGCGGCAGTTTCAATTCAGATATCGCCATACCATGACCTCCCGTCCCGCGTGATCAGTGCAATGGAGCTCATCGGTCCCCAGGACCCGGCCGCGTACGGCTTGGGCGCATCACCGGATTTTTTCCACCCGGCGATCAACTGGTCACACCACTTCCACGCGGCTTCGATTTCATCTTTACGGACAAACAGGTTCTGATTGCCCCGCATCACTTCCAGCAACAACCGCTCATAGGCATCGGGGATCCGTGCGCTACGCCAGGTGTCGGAAAAGTTCAGTTGCAGCGGACCGCTGCGCAGTTGCATGCCCTTGTCCAGGCCTTGTTCCTTGGTCATCACGCGCAAGGAAATACCTTCGTCCGGTTGCAGGCGGATGATCAGTTTGTTGCTGATCTGCAGGCGCTGCTCAGGGGCGAAGATGTAGTGCGACGGCTCTTTGAAATGAATGACGATCTGCGACAGCTTTTGCGGCATGCGCTTGCCGGTACGCAGATAGAACGGCACGCCGGCCCAGCGCCAGTTACGAATGTCGGCACGCAAGGCAACAAATGTTTCAGTGTCGCTCTGGGTGTTGGAATTCGGCTCTTCCAGATAACCCGGCACCGGCTTGCCTTCGCTGTAACCGGCGATGTACTGGCCGCGCACCACTTGCGTGGTCAGGCCTTCCGGGCTGATCGGCGCCAGGGCCTTGAGCACTTTGACTTTCTCGTCGCGGATGCTGTCGGCGGACAGGTCGGCCGGCGGGTCCATGGCGATCAGGCAGAGCAGTTGCAGCAGGTGATTCTGGATCATGTCGCGCAGCTGACCGGCCTTGTCGAAGTAGCCCCAGCGGCCTTCGATACCGACCTTCTCGGCCACGGTGATTTCCACGTGGGAGATGTAATTCTGGTTCCACTGGGTTTCGAACAGGCTGTTGGCGAAGCGCAGCGCGATCAGGTTCTGTACCGTCTCTTTGCCCAGGTAGTGGTCGATGCGGTAGGTGCGATTCTCCGGGAAGAACTGCGCCACCGCGTCGTTGACCTTGCGCGAGGACTCCAGGTCCGAGCCGATCGGTTTTTCCAGCACCACACGGGTGTTTTCCGCCAGGCCGACCCTGGACAGGTTTTCGCAGATCGCGCCGTAGACCGCCGCCGGGGTGGCGAAGTAGGCGATCACCCGTTGAGCGGTGCCGGCCTGTTCGGCCAGGGCGACATAGTCGTCCGCCTTGAGGAAGTCGACGTGCAGGTAGCTCAGTCGGGCCAGGAAGCGCTCGACCACGGCTTCGTCCAGCTCCTTGGCATCGACGTAGCGGCGCAGTTCGCTGGCAATAAAGGCCAGGTGCTGCTGCTCGCTGCCGGGTTCACGGGCCAGCGCGATGATTCGCGTGTTCTCGTGCAGCAGACCGGCGCCGTCAAGTTGATAAAGGGCAGGAAACAGCTTGCGTATGGCCAGATCGCCAAGGGCGCCGAACAAGGCAAAGGTGCACGGTTCAACCGTAATCGAAGGCATGATGTTTGTTCTTTTATCAAGTTAAGCTACAAATACCTTTTTTCAAGGCATCACTCAAGGAAAAATGTAGTAATAAACACAAC from the Pseudomonas sp. N3-W genome contains:
- the fadD2 gene encoding long-chain-fatty-acid--CoA ligase FadD2 — protein: MQPDFWNDKRPAGVPLEIDMGAYKSVIEVFERSCKKFADRPAFSNMGVTLTYAELERHSAAFAGYLQAHTDLVPGDRIAVQMPNVLHYPIAVFGALRAGLIVVNTNPLYTPREMRHQFKDSGARALVYLNMFGSKVQEVLADTDIQYLIEAKMGDLMPAAKGWLINTVVSKVKKMVPEYSLPQAISFKSALRLGRGLGIKPLKVSLDDIAVLQYTGGTTGLAKGAMLTHGNLVANMQQARACLGQFGDDGQPLLREGQEVMIAPLPLYHIYAFTANCMCMMVTGNHNVLITNPRDIKGFIKELKNWRFSALLGLNTLFVALMEHPDFKTLDFSSLKLTNSGGTALVKATAERWEQLTGCRITEGYGLTETSPVACTNPYGGKSRLGTVGMPVPGTTLKIINEEGVEQPLGERGELCIKGPQIMKGYWHKPEATAEVLDAEGWFKSGDIAVIDPDGFVRIVDRKKDMIIVSGFNVYPNEIEDVVMAHPKVANCAVIGVPDERSGEAVKLFVVARESGVSLEELKAYCKENFTAYKVPKHIVLRESLPMTAVGKILRRELRDIA
- a CDS encoding alpha/beta hydrolase is translated as MIHDTFWLTASDHSRLFVNQWLPDGPLKAVVLLAHGMAEHSGRYARLAQQFCDQGYGVYAPDLRGHGKTAENGTLGHFADDDGWCKVVGDLASLNQYIGQQHPGQPIVLLGHSMGSYIAQAYLLHHSASLHGAILSGSNFQPVALYGVARQIARFEKLRQGPKGRSALIEWLSFGSFNKAFKPARTPFDWLSRDPVEVDLYANDPLCGFRCTNQLWIDLLGGLQQISKASNLAQLDPGLPLLVIGGECDPVSQGKRLKDLADALREAGSRSLQLTIYPQARHELFNESNRDEVTADVLSWIAQALSNRRPTRTE
- a CDS encoding MaoC family dehydratase, with translation MTQVTNTPYEALEVGQTASYSKTVEERDIQLFAAMSGDHNPVHLDAEFAAGTMFKERIAHGMFSGALISAAVACELPGPGTIYIGQQMSFQKPVKIGDTLTVRLEILEKLPKFRVRIATRVFNQRDELVVDGEAEILAPRKQQTVTLPVLPAISIG
- a CDS encoding PA2169 family four-helix-bundle protein; protein product: MTDLNKEAISVLNDLIETCKDGQEGFKTCAEDIKHPELKTLFVQRSADCATAAAELQSTVRSMGGDPETSTSVSGDLHRRWVDVKSMFTGKDEEAVLNEAERGEDHALKAYKEAIEKINKHNLVGIRDLVERQYHGVQRNHDQVKALRNQARARS
- a CDS encoding DUF3820 family protein, translating into MNPEKLELLITREMPFGKYKGRIIADLPGQYLNWFAREGFPHGELGGLLALMQEIDHNGLSELLEPLRAKHGKPAPRH
- a CDS encoding aminotransferase class V-fold PLP-dependent enzyme, with translation MPDNTRRARDEAFWQTFADRYAVEPGPINLENGYFGRMSRTVVEEYQRNIELINRSNSVHVRQRFEQGESLDIRAQLAEMIGVRAQSVALTRNASDGLQSLIRNYNRLEPGDQVLLCDLEYDTVKGALRWLARHRGVEVIEIEHSHPASHESLLASYREAFERYPRLKLMALTHVTHRTGLVMPVKAIAALAKEYGVDIILDGAHALGQIKFDLEDLGIAFAGYNLHKWIGAPLTLGFIYIAPQRLADIDPDMGEMHFPVGDIRSRTPYSTPNIPALLTLPLVFEEHQAMGGSAAKGARLNYLRNVWVNAVRELPGIEIMTPDDPRLYCGITSMRFTRHADQQVMAERLLNDYNLFTVVRSGAACGPCIRITPGLTTTAAEIEVLTQALTELR
- a CDS encoding intradiol ring-cleavage dioxygenase, encoding MDVTIPASSKQPVCLLSAEQIAGPYFRNPKLIRRNISEGADGIPLVLRLTIVDAMTCEPVTGALVDVWHCNARGAYSGWSKIDPDKKVDSGDIGSVPRTDDDTYLRGGQFSDQGGIVRFTTIYPGFYAGRALHLHVAVRIVAGNNYLEERHVAWVGQLYFPESASRSVLNAREYRGRAIPVLTNDKDMFYADMGGEASTLNVHPVSRDSLDDGFFGQLTIGIDTFAVSTQIKPEDFDKYTV
- a CDS encoding bifunctional 4-hydroxy-2-oxoglutarate aldolase/2-dehydro-3-deoxy-phosphogluconate aldolase, with the protein product MTNPSPTVSMADKVALIDSLCAKARILPVITIAREQDVLPLADALAAGGLSALEVTLRSQFGLKAIQILREQRPELMTGAGTVLDRKMLAAAEAAGSQFIVTPGITRDLLEASVDSPIPLLPGISNASGIMEGYGLGYRRFKLFPAEVSGGVAAIKALGGPFGEVKFCPTGGVSPANIKSYMALKNVMCVGGSWMLDPEWIKNGDWARIQECTAEALALLD
- the pgl gene encoding 6-phosphogluconolactonase, with protein sequence MAISELKLPQGVSAHAFKNPVLLADGLALKVAEQLRAAIEARGTAVLVVSGGRSPVAFFQNLAKQALDWSKVVVTLADERWVPVEHADSNAGLLKRYLLQGPAARAKFLSLYSATANLEEAAQNADRLLAELPPIDVLILGMGDDGHTASLFPDSPNLADALKLDGSRRCWPMLAPTVPHQRLSMSRALLASATHKVLSISGQSKLTTLNAALAGDDVAAMPIRAFLQPTLEIYWCP
- the zwf gene encoding glucose-6-phosphate dehydrogenase encodes the protein MPSITVEPCTFALFGALGDLAIRKLFPALYQLDGAGLLHENTRIIALAREPGSEQQHLAFIASELRRYVDAKELDEAVVERFLARLSYLHVDFLKADDYVALAEQAGTAQRVIAYFATPAAVYGAICENLSRVGLAENTRVVLEKPIGSDLESSRKVNDAVAQFFPENRTYRIDHYLGKETVQNLIALRFANSLFETQWNQNYISHVEITVAEKVGIEGRWGYFDKAGQLRDMIQNHLLQLLCLIAMDPPADLSADSIRDEKVKVLKALAPISPEGLTTQVVRGQYIAGYSEGKPVPGYLEEPNSNTQSDTETFVALRADIRNWRWAGVPFYLRTGKRMPQKLSQIVIHFKEPSHYIFAPEQRLQISNKLIIRLQPDEGISLRVMTKEQGLDKGMQLRSGPLQLNFSDTWRSARIPDAYERLLLEVMRGNQNLFVRKDEIEAAWKWCDQLIAGWKKSGDAPKPYAAGSWGPMSSIALITRDGRSWYGDI